The Lasioglossum baleicum chromosome 3, iyLasBale1, whole genome shotgun sequence region GTTGTGTGCTACTTTtcgttcaataaatatttacagttTAACATCTTTACTCTTACACAGTTTTTCCTTAACTCAGTTTAAAAATACAGTATAATATCTTAATATTgtaaggaggctcgacacgaCACGTTACGATCCGTTCCTCCTTATTTGAGCGAATTTTGGACTGGGTGAagactcattctaaagaggaaggttaaatgcagcgcgctctggtcatgatttaacgagattatgtttatatcgaaTAATACGAGTGTCCAAAGTAGTCCAAACCCACCAAAatctagtaaaatctagttagattcTAGTTCTTTGCTAGTTTTGTCACGTGACTACCCTTCCATCTTAAGAGGAAATTgagagaaaaagttaccctctctctgccaatatcggattagtcacgtgacactgTGACATATGcgcgacagagacggaacgcgtcacgtgaccggactGTGGTAGAAGCGGAGGGGAATAGCATCGTAGAAGGAGAAGGTAGGAGATTTAATCTGGCGACTAAATGACCCTGAAAATGCTAAAGATATTcaatatgaaaattgaaaatattgttcgtTATAATGTGAATCATTATACTTCTGTAGACACGCAGATTAAATGACAAGGTACATACTTTGTCGTGGTGAAAATAATGAGAGACAAAGCATCAGAAACGTAGCTGACGTGACTTAAATGTTACATGACGGTTGTACAGGGCTAAGAAACATGAAAGTACGAGACTGTCTCCGACACGAGCAATTACGACACAAAATTATCCAAtgtagaaaaatgaattttttccggGCGCAGATAATTGGCGAGGAAGGCAAGAAACCGGCGAAATGCAGAACCGCTTTCCTTACGGGCATAGTGCGCGTTCCTCGGTGCAACACGAAAAAGGAAGAGAATTCGCGTGGTCTGCGCTCGATCTGTTCGGATTTCATGGTGCCAAGGGAAAAGACAGAGAAAGTCTTACTCCCGACTTTTCGATGGCGAGAACGTGGTGACAAATTAAACTGAGTGAGAGAGGCAGGTGGTAGTATCTCGGTGGTTCGTTTGAAGTTATGTATGCCGAGCCAGTTTTCGGTGCCATATGCCGCAACGAGAGACATTACAATTCGCGTCGCCGCAAAACATGTCCCTTGGAACGATCTTCCTTTTTATTCATGAGCCCCGAGCCACGATACGATTCACTCCACTCAACGGGCGCGTAATCTATACCGAGGATTCAATCAACGCGGCTATTAGGGTCGTCGCACAGTCACAATGTTTAGCCCGAAAACTCGGAAAAAAGTCGATCTTAAAATTCTCCGTTAgtatggatttatagtggagcagcaaggtgagctgtgcggtgaaaaaaaagaaaaacaatgaaaatacatatgtactttttctttagtatgtgtcgaaatgttgtcacgaatgttggtttgttttcaccgcgcctctatcatcgatgctcgccgctccactataaatgcacCCTTAGTCGTACAATTTTTGCTGTTCGACGTACTTAAAGGTCTGAGAAATAAGGCCTCAGTATTGACTTTTCTTATTTGTACAGCCGTGAATTAGTCTACTTCATCCAAAGTCGAGACATTTTATTGCACGGTTTGCGTTCTGAAACAATCTCTGGAACAGCGTTCATTCAgtagcgattttcaagtgttttaaggaaatGTATAGTAAATCTCACGAAAGAGTAATCCCGTTTCGCGTAGCTTAgaagatggtgggggcgcagcgagcctatcatctctcactccactacccactcctcactttcttgaaccaattagggcgaagatgcgcaaagacgaacgaaaactggtctttccGCGGGGTTACTCCCTCGTGGGATATATCATTTAAGTGTAAATTGCAGAACTTACATTGCAGAAGCTTTTTAAGTAGGTGCACAGAGCCCTTTCGCACAGATTTAATTtcgtgttatcatctaaattagtatagttattactaTTTGAACGTAATCAATCATCCTGTAAgcttttttacgattataaaacTTTCGAGTtactactaaaaattgctgtaccgttgttcacaatattgtttgcattagtaaatatgttggtatctaattaatagactgcggatctttatgcaaaataaaaaatgtttgcattgattgccggacgcaggagccaaatgaaaattgtattcttcttttaatcatcctattaaggtgaaaataataaaagctgAAAATTGATGTCctcgaatatttttaacatgtccactgctttaaattgtacgtggccgtttttgtcataaatgcataaaatccgcagactactaattaattactaaacatttaaatattgtttgaagtattatatcaatttgatatccataaaatgaaaaaaatcatatcgaGCGGAATTGTTCTAGGTCGGAGGAAATATCAGAGTTCATAAATATTCACTTGCACTGTATATAATAATAGGTAATATTATTCTTGTGCTTGATTCATGCAAAAACCGATTGCTACGATCTTTTATTGTCGACTGACCAGATGCGATATTGAAGGATGTCGTAAAAGCCGACTTTGTTCAGCTTTAACGGCAATGTCGCGTGATGTTCCCGAAATGGATTTACATGGATATCAAGGGACAGCAATGCCCCGCTATCGTGAAAGCAAAAATCTTCCCCAGGGACTCTATTCCCCTTCACTTTTGTCATTAAATGCGCATTATCGCGCTGCTTGCACAGGAAAGCCGATCGACTTTCGTCCACGTGACTTATAATCGAATCGATCGACAGCACCCGTGACACGAGTATTTCTATTTTGTGCTGTACATACAATTATTCTGTAGTAGCACATGGAATCACTATTAAGAACAGGATGAATGATCAAattatattgtttcttcgccaCGGTACGCATTCAATACTTTTTCTGATTAACATTTCTAAAACACAACTTTTAGTACTTTCTCTGCGATTccaaccaattgcaattttttccaaatttttgccACGCAGTGTagtcaattgttctaacttcgtATAGAAATCCAAGTCGcgtggtccaatattaaaaaagttttcgtctttttaagagtctCCGAATGTTATTGCGATTAATTGTAGCGCAAATGGATAGCCGaagttcttccgattaaaatgattcCAAACACGATGTAAATCGGACTATTTTTTCGATTTAAGTAAATAACTGTGATGTAAATTACACCATATTAAATCAGTAAAATTAGTCCGATTTGTGtcatgtttggactcgttttaatcggaagaatctcAGCTATTCaatggtgctacaattacaaagaTAAGACGACaactactgaaaataaaattgtcaacAAAGTTTAAGAATCGACTAGAATAAACTGCAATTTAATTATCTAAATTGCAGCAACATTAGAAACAACCCTTATGttttaatagaaaattcatATTTACAAATGTTATTGAACAAATAGGAAGTACATTTTCTATATCGTTATTATCAAAAGgagaataacatattttccatattgtcattattagacagcggatctttatgcaaaataaaaattttctaccctatttgcaacaaaccggagtgaaatagaaatttactttctttcttagtatgtttaataggttgaaaataatataacagtttttgtcataactgcataaaatccactatCTAGTCATTATCGAAAGGAGagaataacatattttctatCTGTCAATAGAAGAACTCTTCTGCAAATGCTGTCGCACCGAACAAAGGGATTGGTGAAGAGAAGTCAATTTAAAAGACTTGAATCGTTTCAAACCTGCATATTCACCACGAAATACTACATAAAAACAGGACACTTCGGTGTATTTCGAAACTGAAGcagctgtaaaaatataaatcgtCGAATATAAGAACATCGGAATAATTGGAAACAGCAATTTTCTCTTCCTTCCCGAGATAATTGAGGCTGTCGATATTGATGATACAACACTAAATGCATATACCGAATGTCACTGCGACGCCGTACATCATTGCCGCTCTCATTCGACGCGGATATGAATTTTGATGATGAATAATTTTCAGTTCCATGGAAATCAGAATTATTTATAACTTTCACATAGGGTGTTTCTTCCGAGGCAATGCATCTTGGCATACTCTATGATATACCAATGCTTATATTTGACGAAAAgaacaatttaatattaaaacgcgTGAAGCTTTCTAAGATGTTTCTAAGACTTCTCATTTTCAATTGAGTGCTTttgaaataaattctttttgttaatatacagggtgtcccaaaatttgtgaaaatctcgaaagggggtggttcctgagaccatatcaagcgacattttcctttgcaaaaatgttatccgcggctttgtttaggagttattaacgaaaaacacggaccaatcagagcgcaacctagacgcgagttgccacagtcggccaatagacattaggcttccggtaggtaaagtgttaataaaagTCACACACGTTATTCATATCCTGAAGTAGTATGCAGACATAAGTTTCGGTTGCTAcctttttgtcccggagtgtagcTCCGGCAAGACAAGACTCGCCTGTGTAGGACCGTAAAACGGAAAAGCATACACGAAAAGAAACAAACTGTACAGGTGGCGGTGGAAAACGGTCAGCTGCGCGTTCCTGACTTCACGAACTGGCTCGTACAGGTAAGTAACTCTGTCGTAGGCACACTCATGCTACCCGCATATCCTGACGTGTCTCCTTAGTCCACAATTTTagattgttaatttcttttgaTATTTGCCGTGCCGATGTCGAGTATAAATGATCTTTGGTAAAGATATTACATCTGATAAACTAACATTCTCGACATttttgtaaactaatgtgttcaAATCGGCATGAACAAGATGAATAAGGAAAAAATGTTCACATCCCGATCGTTATCTGTTAAATTGTCTGTGAGAATTCATTAGCGTATATCTTCTCTAAATACAATGTTGCTGATTATTTAATCGATACCTTGTATGAGAAACAAGAAAGCAAgagaaatttattacttttcttgATTTGTTGAAAGCAATGTAATATTGTTCTGAAATTTCTTTGATGTTTTACTTTCTTGTGTTTAACCATTCTTGCTACGAATGCATAAAAGCCGTTATCCAGAGAAACAATTTAACATCAATATATCtagaattataaatataatatttccaaCTTTCGTGCAAgtcttttcaatttaaatattcaaaaactGCAATccattaaatatttcaaattggTTTACACTGGGCATAGTCTGGTCTCATAGTGTTTTGCTACAACTAAATGTATAACTCCTTGCCTATATATGAGATAaacatatacaaaatatatttataattgttcAGATACAGTTTCTCAAAGTACGTCAGAAATAATTCTCTAAATAATTTGTATCGTTTACTTCGAGAAGCCCGTGAATCTAAATTCATTTGCACATTCTGTAGAATTACTATAGTGATAAATAGGCAGTGGCTTAATGAGGTAGACGTAAACAATTACGgctattgaaaattttcaaaaaatgctacgaTATATAATGCGATAGAATTTAGTAATTAAGTAACGTACACATtgagtaatttacattatattgTATTCCGATAACACTCATGATTCGCGTAATTAGCAATTACATTAAGGAAAAGGTTCGaagtatacatacagggtgagtcacccaacgttgccacctcaaatatctttgttgtttttaaagatacgtcaaatgtctgaaggacaaagttgattgataaaatggggctcatacgataccaaaaaagtttttgtttttatgtaattttttgtaGAGATATGAAGGACACCTTCAtttcttaaatggaatgtcctattttttataccatagatggACAGAGTAtaatataaaagtgttgaccttcatatgtcctaaacctaatagttaacgagatattatcgaaacaattttcttttttctttggataatatctcgttaactattaggtttaggacgtaTGACGGTCAACACTTTtacactcagaatttgatactctatcgatctatggtataaaaaataggacattccattaaaaaaaataaaggtgaccttcatatctctaaaaaaattacataaaaacaaaaacttttttggtgtatcgtatgagccccattttaccattcaacttcgaccttcagacatttgacgtatcttgaaaaacaacaaagatgttTTATATTGGCAACGTTAAGTGACTCACACTGTATAATGCAATTACAGTGTAAATCAATTACGTAATTTTCTGTTCACATGTAAACTAGTGCCAAAAACAGATTGGCAACAATGAACTGCTAGAAATATGCAAATATAACACATACAGAATCGTATAAAACATAAGAAAAGTTCTAAAAAATGCTATCCAGAACCTGTACAATGTAATCAGCAACTGTTGACGTGTAAATTAGGACAGAATAGATTGTATGTAAAATAGATTAGATTAACCCGTCAAAAACGGTCTTTGACTGTAGCCGAGGTCAAAATGAATTCATTTGCGAGCGTAAAAGATACAAGCCACAAatgattaattaatttcaaGCGGCACGAACCATTTGCATAATTCAGGGTTCATTGTGGCTCGTTGATCCCTGGCAGAAGGAGCTGGGGAGATGTCGGCAGGTAGttcgaaaagaaaaaataaaacagGTGCAACGCTCAGTCCCGGCAGCTAGACTCGTTTTATCTTCACTGATTTATCGGCGCCGAACAAATTGTACGCTATACTTCACCTGTTGCCGCCATAGCTGGATTCTACCCCGTGGTAAGACGTaacaaatttcaaacagtgaaacCGAATATCTTCGTTTAATCAAACGCAACGatctttcaattttcaatttccccGAAAACAATAAAATCTGTTTTAATTAGCAAACATTTTAGTTTGTTTCGATTGTTCATGCGTGATTCTTTATAACCGCTGCGATTGTGAAAATAACCAATTTAAGCCACCACGCTTAAATTAGCAATTTAAACGTGTCGAATTAAtgaataatttttcataaatatttcccATTCATTAATGAATACAGCTATACAATATCGAAATATTACTTAAATTAGATTAGTCACGtacaaagataaaaagattttttatttgattctcTTATTTCTGAATACACAGACAGCAATTACTTTAATCCTGGATTGAAaagctttaaaaataatgtattttCCAATATGACCGTATCTTAAAATCTTAACTGTAATTATCATTATAAACgagataaaaattatacaatCTAAAAGGGAGAGTTGAGCTAATAACCATCAGATGAGACATATCAAGCACTCCACGATAAGAACACATTTCTGAGATAAAGAGGATTACAGCGAAGCATCGCGCGAATACTCATTTTACTTGTTTTGATTCAAATTTAATAGCCCAAGCATATTAACGTATTTTGGCTGTATTCGTGTTCTCCGGTAAGCAAGTATTTGTGTCACTTTTGAAAACAAAGGTTCCTTAGATACACAAGTTGCTGGTATACACAAATATTCCAATGCAACTCCCATAAGTTTTGGAAATAGAGCTTTGCCTTCTGTGTTCCACCATGATATTGGATTGGATTTCCTGTTAATCAGCTTTGATCGTAGGTACCTgcaaaaatttaaaacaattacATTAATGAGTGCTGACTTTGCAAATTATTTCATGTGATAGTACCATAGTAATTAGAACTACTATTGTAAGCTGATATATGATCAAAATTTATCGAAACATACGTTTGCTTCTAAGATCTGAATTCTGGGATTTCAAGGCCAACGAATGGTTTTTTACCGCATAAAAAGTGCAAAAGATCAATCTCATCAAGAGCATCGATCAAAACTCGTGGGGCGCATGCagtagataattgatgcattaacacctaaatcactaacaattttattgcactgcgaatgatatgaactgttgtgcgagttttctcaacggcagctactctctacaccccttactatgtattattatcttgcgccccacgtttttcgttttaaacctTTTAAACaattaggaatctgtatggggctaggaaaaattattttatactttttagtccgatttacaaacgtggtatttttaaaaaatttatgtttatttaaataattatgatCCTTGTAACGAGTAGAATAAGATGCAATAAAAGAACTTGTTGGCctcttgaccttgaaaattattGTCCGCTTTTTGtgcgtttttattttgcacaaaactcCGCAGTCTTCGTTACTCGTCCGATGGAGTGCACAGAGAGCGATGATATTTTGGaatgaattttaattaacaATCAACGAATCCACGACGAAAGGGTTTCGAATGAATTTGTTACTGCCGACACTGATTAAGAATCTTCAACGGTCACCTTTCCAACTCATCTTTCAGCGAGTTCGATGAGCACTCGGTCTCAGCTGCTGCCTGCTGAACTTTTTTATCAAACTCTGCCCACAAAGTATCGTTGGCTCCAGTAATCTCATCGTTCATTTGTTGCATTCTGACACGCGCGTCCGAATCATTGTTACCACTTTCGCCGAGTCTGCATCGGGACATCAACTGATTCTTAACGAGCACAACAGACTCGTACGAATGAAACGCGATGTTCTTGTACCGAGGGTCCAGGAACGTAGCGAACGAATAAACAGGGTGAGTCTCGATATTCTCGAAGCAGACGCCAAGTTCGTGCAACAAATTCGCGCGCAACAATGTTACATCTGCCGGCAGTTCCCCCTGGTTTTCCAGAGCAGCCTGTACACAGTGAACGATCGGTATAACTTTCGATATGGCGACGTTGCTGTCGCTTACAGACACCTCTTCCGTGGCCTCGTATATCGGCTTCAGAACTTGTATCACTCCAGAAACGATCTCCCAttctttgtgcgttatgcgcggcACACCTTTCGGCGATAAATCCGTGTTTGTCGCTGATAAAATAGATCGCAAATCCAAAAGATTGCACAACATCAAATACGTGGACTTCCACTGTCCGGGAACGTCCCGTCTCAAGGTCAAAGGTTTCGGATAATTCTGTCGGACCTTCTCGGTCCTCAACGCCTCCACCACAGCTTGACTGGACTTGGAGAGCTCAACGATGTCCCGACATTTACTAAAAACGTGAACAATATTTCTAGCGTCCTTAATTGCATTGCGCACAACCATGTTCAGCGTGCTCGCGAAGCAGCAGATCTGTCGCCAGGGTAAACGGGTGTTCGCACCTGGGATGTTGTTCACGCAATCGTAGACAACGGTTTTGACCTTGGGCGTAATTTTCCAAGCGTCTGCGGTTCGACTGATGATCTCGCACAAACTTTCAGTGTCGTGCCGCGCTGGGATGTACGACACCTGCAAAGCGTTGTCCTGCAGCGTCTCCTGACCGCAGTAGTACGCGGTGATCGACAGAAACGACATTTTGCGATTAACGTCTGTCCACGAATCAATCGCCAGATGAATGCTCTCCACGCTCGACAGCTTAGCCGCGATTTCTTTGCACCTGGACAGGTACAGCGCCGGTAAGTATTTAGACGTTAGGGCTGCTCGGGTAGGCAACTTGTACCTTTCGTTCAGCGTTCTCACAAAGCTGATGAATTCTTTACCGTTCACTACGGAGAATGGGTACACGTCTGCAGCTATCATTAGCAGCAAAGAGTTAGTTATTTCTTGAGCTCGTTTCGAATCCGCCGGGTACTGTTGCACCGTGTCGCCAGTGCTTGATGGAGCTTGCATATCTTCCCCCGGTAGATCCATTGCAACAGTGTTCGACGGAACCATACACTGGTTAGGGGAACTTTGACGTTCCGGTTCCAACGGATTCAGCGATCTCAAGGTGCTATTTAAGATGCTCTTGTGATGTATGCGAATGTGCGACCACAAGTTTGTCGTGTTCCTGCAGTAAGGTAGCGCAATGTTGCACTTGTTGCACTTGACTACCGTGCTTCTGTCGTGTTCACTGTACTCCGAAAAATGCAACCAGATCGCACTCCTTTTTGCTCGAACTTTCGGCATTTCGGTGAGACAATTCGCGTAAGCACACTGGAACTTTAATTCGTTGATTTAATAATGTAGATTAATATTTGCGGTGTACGTTGGTTTTTTCCTCTTCACAATTTTGCGGATTTTTCGATAACAACTCACTCGCGAGCGTCTACGTTTCTTTCTACTGAAAATGGATGACTCAACATATTAGAGATGATACATGCCTTGTCGATAAGGTATCGATAATATATCGAACGAAGTT contains the following coding sequences:
- the LOC143207246 gene encoding E3 SUMO-protein ligase ZBED1, which produces MPKVRAKRSAIWLHFSEYSEHDRSTVVKCNKCNIALPYCRNTTNLWSHIRIHHKSILNSTLRSLNPLEPERQNMQAPSSTGDTVQQYPADSKRAQEITNSLLLMIAADVYPFSVVNGKEFISFVRTLNERYKLPTRAALTSKYLPALYLSRCKEIAAKLSSVESIHLAIDSWTDVNRKMSFLSITAYYCGQETLQDNALQVSYIPARHDTESLCEIISRTADAWKITPKVKTVVYDCVNNIPGANTRLPWRQICCFASTLNMVVRNAIKDARNIVHVFSKCRDIVELSKSSQAVVEALRTEKVRQNYPKPLTLRRDVPGQWKSTYLMLCNLLDLRSILSATNTDLSPKGVPRITHKEWEIVSGVIQVLKPIYEATEEVSVSDSNVAISKVIPIVHCVQAALENQGELPADVTLLRANLLHELGVCFENIETHPVYSFATFLDPRYKNIAFHSYESVVLVKNQLMSRCRLGESGNNDSDARVRMQQMNDEITGANDTLWAEFDKKVQQAAAETECSSNSLKDELERYLRSKLINRKSNPISWWNTEGKALFPKLMGVALEYLCIPATCVSKEPLFSKVTQILAYRRTRIQPKYVNMLGLLNLNQNK